From the Haloprofundus halobius genome, one window contains:
- a CDS encoding DUF7344 domain-containing protein: MSAELSPVSENGRSDVPNPTAKEDVVFDLLKNDRRRMVMSLLAEEAEPVTIGDIAGTIAADEADETPAPEKVYKSVYVSLQQTHLPKLAENGVIEYNRSTGTIAPGPNLEKVLLYVEPSSVRDIWQSEELIIGFVGLTVTLAAVIGIPLVSVVAAEVWAVVFFTAIICLNFYRLFA, translated from the coding sequence ATGTCCGCGGAACTGAGTCCTGTCAGCGAAAATGGGCGTAGCGACGTTCCGAACCCGACAGCCAAAGAGGACGTGGTGTTCGATCTCCTAAAGAACGACCGTCGTCGGATGGTGATGTCGCTGTTGGCCGAGGAAGCCGAACCGGTCACTATCGGAGATATCGCCGGTACGATTGCGGCCGACGAGGCCGACGAAACGCCGGCACCGGAGAAAGTGTACAAGAGCGTCTACGTCTCGCTCCAGCAGACGCACCTTCCGAAGTTAGCCGAGAACGGCGTCATCGAGTACAATCGGAGCACCGGGACGATCGCACCGGGACCGAACCTCGAAAAGGTGCTCTTGTACGTCGAACCGTCGAGCGTACGCGACATCTGGCAGTCCGAGGAGTTGATTATAGGGTTCGTCGGACTCACAGTAACGCTCGCCGCAGTAATCGGGATCCCGCTCGTCAGCGTCGTGGCCGCGGAGGTGTGGGCAGTCGTCTTCTTCACGGCGATTATCTGTCTGAACTTCTATCGCCTATTCGCGTAG
- a CDS encoding Cdc6/Cdc18 family protein has protein sequence MTDENLSEADRDSLFRYEEPIFAREELLDIRHIPGPERIVGRDTHMQRVANAVNPAIFGRPPKHLLIYGKTGTGKSLVSRHVTERLGAEAAKDDVTVRTAFVDCGEENTETSAVKTIASQLNESLETGISVPERGLATGDYYKRLWRILDARCDVALILLDEIDMLDDDEILRKLSRAGENNRVSRCSIGVIGISNKIDYPDQLTERVKSSFQHDEIVFKPYTADQLGDILDNRCDAFRPGVLGDDVIPLTSALAAQEHGDARKAIDILRNAGRIATEEESTEVVVDHVRKAKERTEANRFNEIVAGTPVQGKAILLALAMLTLVADETEFSTKRVYDTYTTIVSEIGMDQLSERRVNEILQEQAFLNVINSTRTSRGRGRGVYSTHRLLEDADIVRKVITADDRFDGFDGAGS, from the coding sequence ATGACCGACGAAAATCTCTCCGAGGCGGACCGCGACTCGCTCTTTCGGTACGAGGAGCCGATTTTCGCGCGCGAGGAGTTGCTCGATATTCGGCACATTCCCGGTCCCGAGAGGATCGTCGGTCGCGACACGCACATGCAGCGGGTCGCGAACGCGGTCAACCCCGCAATCTTCGGCCGTCCACCGAAACATCTACTCATCTACGGAAAAACCGGTACCGGAAAGTCGCTCGTCTCTCGGCACGTGACGGAGCGTCTGGGGGCCGAAGCGGCCAAGGACGACGTTACTGTCCGAACCGCCTTCGTCGACTGTGGTGAGGAAAACACGGAGACGTCGGCGGTCAAAACCATCGCGAGTCAACTCAATGAATCCCTCGAGACAGGAATCTCGGTCCCCGAACGGGGGTTGGCGACCGGCGATTACTACAAGCGGCTCTGGCGTATCCTTGACGCCAGATGCGATGTCGCGCTGATTCTCCTCGACGAAATCGATATGCTCGACGACGACGAAATTTTGCGAAAACTCTCGCGCGCGGGCGAGAACAACCGCGTCTCGCGGTGTAGTATCGGCGTTATCGGTATCAGCAACAAGATCGACTATCCCGACCAGTTGACGGAGCGTGTCAAGAGCAGTTTCCAGCACGACGAAATCGTCTTCAAGCCGTACACAGCGGACCAGTTAGGTGACATTCTCGACAATCGATGCGACGCGTTTCGTCCCGGCGTGCTCGGTGACGACGTCATTCCGCTCACCTCAGCGCTCGCCGCCCAGGAACACGGCGACGCACGGAAGGCGATAGACATCCTTCGGAACGCCGGTCGGATCGCCACCGAAGAAGAGTCGACCGAAGTCGTCGTCGACCACGTGCGCAAGGCGAAGGAACGAACCGAGGCGAATCGCTTCAACGAGATTGTCGCCGGTACTCCCGTTCAGGGGAAGGCTATCCTCCTCGCTCTCGCGATGTTGACGCTCGTCGCCGACGAAACCGAATTCTCGACCAAACGCGTCTACGACACCTACACTACCATCGTCAGCGAAATCGGCATGGATCAGCTATCCGAGCGTCGTGTGAACGAAATCCTCCAGGAGCAGGCGTTCTTGAACGTTATCAACTCCACTCGAACGAGCCGCGGCCGTGGCCGCGGCGTCTACAGCACCCACCGCTTGCTCGAAGACGCCGACATCGTGAGAAAGGTCATCACCGCAGATGATCGATTCGATGGGTTCGACGGGGCCGGTTCGTAG